The nucleotide window CGCCCTGGCCCGCCTCGATGCGGGACGCCTGACCCGTACCGCGCCACCGGGAGCACCTGCATTCGGGCGAGTAAAAAGACATTACTTGCCACCAGTCGACGGGTCAACCATGATCCTACGGAAGCCGCCATTGCGCGATGTCCACGCCGAACGCGGCGCGTCGTTCACCGAGTTCGGCGGCTGGGACATGCCGGTGGAGTTCGACTCCATCAGGGCGGAGCACGAGGCCGTGCGCGAGGCGGCCGGCGTCTTCGACGTCTCCCACATGGGCGAGATCGAGGTCGTCGGGCCGGACGCCACGGCGCTGATGCAACGGCTCACCACCAACGACGTCACCGCGCTCGCCCCGGGCGACGCGCAGTACTCGGCCATCTGCCGCGAGGACGGCGTCATGCTGGACGACACGGTCGTCTACCGGTTGCCCGACGAGGACGGGGAGGACGCGTACCTGCTCATCCCGAACGCTGGGCACGACGAGGAGACGTACGACCGCTGGGTCGCCCACCGCGACGACGCCGACCTCGACGCCGAGGTCCGCAACGCCACCGAGGACTGGGCGATGTTCGCCGTGCAGGGACCCGACGCGCCGGACCTGGTCGCGGACGAGGCCGACGCGGACGTGCTCGACCTCTCGAAGTTCACGGCGACGTTCACCGATGTCGCCGGGGTCGAGTGCTGGGTGGCCCGCACGGGCTACACCGGCGAAGACGGCTTCGAACTGCTGTGCCCGTGGGACGACGCCGAGACGGTCTGGTCGGCGTTCGCCGACGCCTGCCAGCCGTGCGGGCTCGGCGCGCGCGATACGCTCCGCATCGAGTACGGGTTCCTGCTCTCGGGGCAGGACTTCCACCCGGACGACGAGCCGCACACGCCGTACGAGGCCGGCATCGGCTTCGTCGTGGACCTCGACACGGAGTTCGTCGGCCGGGACGCGCTCGCCGAGCAGACGGACGCCGGCGTCGAGGAGTCGTTCGTCGGCATCGAACTCCGGGAGCGCGGCGTCGCCCGTCACGGCTACGACGTGACCGACGAGGACGGCGCCGTCGTCGGCCGAGTGACCAGCGGCACGATGAGCCCGACCCTCGGCAAGCCCGTCGCGCTCGGCTACCTCCGGACCGACCTCACCGAGCCCGGCACGGCCGTCGACGTCGTCGTCCGGGGCGAGCCGAAGCGCGCGGAAGTAGTGGCCACGCCGTTCGAGTGACGCCGCTCCCTCGGTGACGTCGCGCCCGCGGTGACGCGGGAAAGCAAACTCGTCATGTACCCGTGCCGAGCACGCCGACCATGGAGTACGACCACGCCGACCCCGAGCATGCGGGACGGCTCCACCACGTCGAACTGTACGCGTCGGACCTCGACGCGTCGGTCGACTTCTGGGGGTGGCTGCTCGGCGAACTCGGCTACGAACCCAAGAACGAGTGGGACGCCGGCCGCTCGTGGGTCAACGGACCGACGTACGTCGTGCTCGCGCGGGCCGACGAGTCGGATCTCCCCTTCGACCGGCGGGCCGCCGGGCTGAACCACCTCGCGTTCCACGCCGCCTCGCGCGAGCAGGTCGACGAACTCACCGCGGGCGTCCGCGAGCGCGACGACGCGTCGGTGCTGTACGAGGATCGCCACCCGTTCGCCGGCGGCTACTACGCCCTCTACTGTGAGGACCCGGAGGGCCTCAAGGTCGAAGTGGTCGGACCAGAGTGACGGGACGCGTCCCGGGCTGACCGTCCGGACAACTCGGGCACCTCCTCCGCGTGCCGTCTGACTCGCCGAAAGGGTGGGGCTTTTTGCTCCACTCTCGGTAACCTTCGGCAACACCTCACCATGAGCTTCGACGTACCCGACGGAAACCGCTACCGCGAGTCGCACGAGTGGATCTCGACCGAGGCGCCCCACCGCGTCGGCATCACCGACTTCGCCCAGGACGAACTCGGCGACGTCGTGTTCGTCGAACTGCCAGACGTCGGCGACACGGTCGAGGCCGGCGAAGAGTTCGGCGTCGTCGAGTCCATCAAGGCCGTCTCGGACCTGTACGCTCCCGTCAGTGGCGAGGTGACGGCCGTCAACGAGGACCTGTTCGACCGGCCGGAACTGGTGAACGAGGAGCCGTTCGGCGACGGCTGGATGCTGGAGGTCGAACCCTCGGACGAGGACGACCTCGACGCGCTCCTCCCTCCGGAGGACTACCGGGACCAAATCGAGTAACCGCGGACGGACGATTCCATCCGGGGGTCGCCCGCGGATTCTCACGGGGCGTCACCAGCCCCGTGGCGCGACTGAACTAGTCAGTGTGACCGTCGTCGCGACTCGCCTCCACCGAATCGGGACGGATCGGATCGATCCCCCGCGACGGGCCGTTTCGTTCGTCGACGAGCGGTAGGGCGCGGAGCTGTTCGGCGTTGAGATCGGAGATGAGCGTGCTGCGCGCGGAGTGTGCTCGCCCCTCGTCGTACGACTCCTCGACGTCCGCCCTGGTCGCGGTGGTCCGACACCGCACCGTCGTGCCGGTCAAATCGATCTCCAGCAGGAGGTACGACTGGGGGAACGAGGCGAGCGACGGCGAGATCAGGCCCCGGACGCCGC belongs to Halorarum halophilum and includes:
- a CDS encoding VOC family protein, which codes for MEYDHADPEHAGRLHHVELYASDLDASVDFWGWLLGELGYEPKNEWDAGRSWVNGPTYVVLARADESDLPFDRRAAGLNHLAFHAASREQVDELTAGVRERDDASVLYEDRHPFAGGYYALYCEDPEGLKVEVVGPE
- the gcvH gene encoding glycine cleavage system protein GcvH; this translates as MSFDVPDGNRYRESHEWISTEAPHRVGITDFAQDELGDVVFVELPDVGDTVEAGEEFGVVESIKAVSDLYAPVSGEVTAVNEDLFDRPELVNEEPFGDGWMLEVEPSDEDDLDALLPPEDYRDQIE
- the gcvT gene encoding glycine cleavage system aminomethyltransferase GcvT; this encodes MILRKPPLRDVHAERGASFTEFGGWDMPVEFDSIRAEHEAVREAAGVFDVSHMGEIEVVGPDATALMQRLTTNDVTALAPGDAQYSAICREDGVMLDDTVVYRLPDEDGEDAYLLIPNAGHDEETYDRWVAHRDDADLDAEVRNATEDWAMFAVQGPDAPDLVADEADADVLDLSKFTATFTDVAGVECWVARTGYTGEDGFELLCPWDDAETVWSAFADACQPCGLGARDTLRIEYGFLLSGQDFHPDDEPHTPYEAGIGFVVDLDTEFVGRDALAEQTDAGVEESFVGIELRERGVARHGYDVTDEDGAVVGRVTSGTMSPTLGKPVALGYLRTDLTEPGTAVDVVVRGEPKRAEVVATPFE